From one Sulfurimonas sp. HSL-3221 genomic stretch:
- a CDS encoding type III pantothenate kinase: MLLCDIGNTSFHFYDDKQGRDYREDAAAFDPAGVRVPVYYINVNAALQSRLDGLENWTDLRPAIDWHDYYATMGIDRVAACEAVEEGVIVDAGSAITVDVVRGGRFEGGFIYPGVSALLETYRRISPRLDSSFNFDMQLDKMPKNTRDAISYGALGLLAKEVSGYGLPVYLTGGDASLLMPLFSTPNYAPLLLFSGMKKIIQKAGLC; this comes from the coding sequence ATGCTTTTATGTGATATCGGCAACACCTCTTTCCACTTCTACGACGATAAGCAGGGGCGCGATTACCGGGAGGATGCCGCTGCATTCGATCCCGCCGGCGTGCGGGTTCCCGTCTACTACATCAACGTCAATGCCGCGCTCCAGTCCCGCCTGGACGGGCTGGAGAACTGGACCGATCTGCGTCCCGCGATCGATTGGCACGACTACTACGCGACAATGGGCATCGACAGGGTCGCCGCCTGCGAAGCGGTGGAAGAGGGGGTCATTGTCGATGCCGGCAGCGCCATCACGGTCGACGTCGTGCGCGGAGGGCGTTTTGAGGGGGGATTCATCTACCCGGGGGTGTCGGCGCTCTTGGAGACCTACCGCCGCATCTCTCCGCGCCTGGACAGCTCATTCAATTTTGATATGCAATTGGATAAAATGCCGAAAAATACGCGGGATGCGATCAGTTACGGTGCCCTGGGCCTTTTGGCCAAAGAGGTGTCCGGTTACGGCCTGCCGGTCTACCTCACCGGCGGGGACGCATCTCTGCTCATGCCGCTGTTCAGCACGCCGAACTATGCGCCGCTGTTGCTGTTTTCGGGCATGAAAAAGATCATTCAAAAGGCTGGACTATGTTGA
- a CDS encoding sensor domain-containing diguanylate cyclase, whose protein sequence is MVGAARLHTQVFNSIDEQIAVIDRSGTIIDVNAAWKAFGAENGIVETFASVGSNYLQVVEASVFSGDALAMEVSAGILDVIKGKRADFRYEYPCHSPEKKRWFMMHVKPLEGSGKMLFVITHHDITQRRLAEEHAAFLSRHDPLTGLANRRRFNEFVQEALQRGARNSASVTLLELDLDNFKSFNDALGHPAGDDGLVKVAGVLHEHTRRADDLAARLGGDEFAVVLGGNDMKVHQETAASIRREIEALGLAFDAGKRRVTTSIGGVSLLPGHGERVETLLAAADRMLYRAKAQGRNRVVFEPLPQWSLEE, encoded by the coding sequence ATGGTCGGCGCGGCACGTCTGCATACACAAGTTTTCAACTCCATTGATGAGCAGATTGCGGTGATCGACCGCAGCGGAACGATTATCGATGTCAATGCCGCCTGGAAAGCCTTCGGAGCGGAAAACGGGATCGTTGAAACGTTTGCTTCTGTCGGCAGTAACTATCTTCAGGTCGTGGAGGCGTCGGTTTTTTCCGGCGATGCCTTGGCCATGGAGGTCTCGGCAGGTATCTTGGATGTTATCAAGGGAAAGCGGGCCGATTTTAGGTACGAGTACCCTTGCCACAGTCCGGAAAAGAAACGCTGGTTCATGATGCATGTCAAGCCGCTGGAGGGAAGCGGAAAAATGCTCTTCGTCATCACACATCACGACATCACACAGCGGCGCCTGGCGGAGGAGCATGCGGCCTTTCTCTCCCGGCATGACCCCCTGACTGGGTTGGCGAACCGCCGGCGCTTCAATGAATTCGTTCAAGAAGCGCTCCAGCGGGGTGCGCGGAACAGCGCTTCCGTGACCCTGCTGGAATTGGATCTGGATAATTTCAAATCGTTCAATGATGCGCTCGGCCATCCCGCGGGGGATGACGGCCTGGTCAAAGTGGCCGGAGTACTGCATGAACATACCCGCAGGGCGGATGACCTGGCGGCGCGCTTGGGCGGGGACGAATTTGCCGTCGTTTTAGGCGGGAACGACATGAAAGTACATCAGGAAACCGCCGCGTCGATTCGAAGGGAAATCGAGGCCCTCGGGCTTGCATTCGATGCCGGAAAACGACGAGTGACGACAAGCATCGGCGGTGTTTCTTTGCTTCCGGGGCACGGAGAAAGGGTTGAGACGCTGCTCGCCGCAGCAGACAGGATGCTTTACCGTGCTAAGGCGCAGGGGCGAAACCGCGTGGTCTTCGAACCGTTGCCGCAATGGTCTTTAGAGGAGTGA
- a CDS encoding class I SAM-dependent DNA methyltransferase, translated as MSLDLYAKAEHLLGIEESTERLHDLYLNTLQNYPAKSLLDIGCGRGALMQKAQEAGMVCTGIDQSEVMVKAAAAKGLNVSRKGICEVEGSYDAAVAVFDVLNFLDKDGLFVFLQCVAQRLNPGGIFIADINTLHGFTDVAEGTMTNEDEEHFLAVDAYFEAEELHTQFTLFTKTSPECYAKEQSEIVQWFHPLNRFRNVPNLKLTHYKNISLYDTNDKMLLVFKAL; from the coding sequence GTGAGTCTTGACCTCTACGCGAAAGCGGAACACCTGCTCGGCATCGAGGAATCGACCGAACGGCTGCACGATCTTTACCTGAATACCCTGCAAAACTACCCGGCAAAATCGCTACTTGATATCGGTTGCGGCCGCGGTGCTTTGATGCAGAAGGCGCAGGAAGCAGGCATGGTCTGTACGGGCATAGACCAGAGCGAAGTGATGGTAAAGGCCGCCGCGGCCAAAGGGCTTAACGTATCGCGCAAGGGGATCTGCGAAGTCGAAGGGAGCTACGACGCCGCCGTCGCCGTTTTCGATGTGCTCAATTTCCTCGACAAGGACGGACTCTTCGTCTTTTTGCAGTGCGTGGCGCAACGGCTCAACCCGGGCGGCATCTTCATCGCCGACATCAATACCCTTCACGGCTTCACGGATGTGGCGGAAGGGACGATGACGAACGAGGACGAGGAGCACTTCCTGGCCGTCGACGCCTATTTCGAAGCCGAGGAGCTGCACACGCAGTTCACCCTCTTTACGAAAACGTCGCCGGAGTGCTATGCCAAGGAACAATCGGAGATCGTGCAGTGGTTCCATCCCCTCAACCGGTTCCGCAACGTCCCGAACCTCAAACTGACCCACTACAAGAATATCTCGCTCTACGATACGAACGACAAGATGCTGCTGGTATTTAAAGCGCTTTAA
- a CDS encoding radical SAM protein, whose amino-acid sequence MIASVILKLTETCNLDCTYCYMFNSEDKTYTRVPKFMPLETGLKALERIADYLGEHPERRIRLVLHGGEPSLWPEASMTPFLEAAGALRRETKRLSIGLQTNLYDYDAALLQRVAAAGGSIGVSLDGPAAYNDQRRVTKGGGGSYERVAENLKRLDADGLLPFFGGVLSVADPDIPPEDYLAWIKTLPKKRVSVLWPIHYNYDAPPTHDYGAWYAELFRLWAEADDPSIDIRIFRDAIKRMLGSSHHGDGVGGERLNSVIVNSDGQYERHDYLRYFADGAVRTEFNVREHGLETAAQDPVIRRCTDLRETLPPECVACGHYEVCGGGFVANRLGGEGVDFSRKSVMCGDHQRFFDTVRSYIG is encoded by the coding sequence ATGATCGCTTCCGTAATTCTAAAACTGACCGAAACGTGCAATCTCGACTGCACCTACTGTTATATGTTCAATTCCGAAGACAAGACCTACACGCGTGTCCCGAAATTTATGCCCCTCGAGACAGGCCTGAAGGCGCTTGAGCGTATCGCCGATTATCTTGGGGAACATCCCGAGCGGCGTATACGCCTCGTCCTGCACGGCGGTGAGCCGTCGCTGTGGCCGGAAGCATCCATGACCCCTTTCCTGGAGGCGGCCGGTGCGCTGCGGCGGGAGACAAAGCGGCTCAGCATCGGTCTGCAGACGAATCTCTACGACTACGATGCAGCGCTGCTGCAGCGGGTCGCGGCGGCGGGCGGTTCCATCGGGGTAAGCCTGGACGGACCGGCGGCCTATAACGATCAACGACGCGTCACAAAAGGGGGAGGCGGCAGCTACGAGCGGGTCGCGGAGAACCTGAAGCGGCTTGACGCGGACGGGCTGCTCCCCTTTTTCGGCGGAGTCCTGAGCGTGGCGGACCCCGACATCCCGCCCGAAGACTATCTTGCCTGGATCAAGACGCTGCCGAAAAAGCGTGTCAGCGTGCTCTGGCCCATCCACTACAACTACGATGCGCCCCCAACGCATGATTACGGGGCGTGGTACGCCGAGCTTTTCCGGCTGTGGGCAGAGGCGGACGACCCCTCGATTGATATCCGCATCTTCCGCGACGCGATCAAGCGGATGCTGGGCTCTTCGCACCACGGCGACGGCGTCGGGGGCGAAAGGCTCAACAGCGTCATCGTCAACAGCGACGGGCAGTATGAACGCCATGACTACCTGCGCTATTTTGCCGACGGGGCGGTACGGACGGAATTCAACGTCCGCGAGCACGGGCTGGAGACGGCCGCGCAGGACCCGGTCATCCGCCGCTGCACCGATCTGCGCGAAACGCTGCCGCCGGAGTGCGTTGCCTGCGGACACTACGAGGTCTGCGGCGGGGGCTTTGTCGCCAATCGGCTCGGCGGGGAAGGGGTGGATTTTTCGCGCAAATCGGTGATGTGCGGGGATCACCAGCGCTTCTTTGACACGGTCCGTTCCTACATTGGCTGA
- a CDS encoding DUF2238 domain-containing protein — protein sequence MGRGALLAWTVIFATVLLWSGIAPKDRLTWVLEVAPAVIGFVVLAVTYRRFPLTPLLYWLILAHSTILMIGGHYTYAEVPFFDGLLESSRNNYDKVGHFAQGFVPALIAREVTIRLDVIRGEGWRFFFIVSFCLGLSAFYELIEWWVALLSEEAADAFLGTQGYVWDTQSDMGYALFGALAALLLLRRMHDRQLRQYVSAKGKE from the coding sequence ATGGGACGCGGCGCGCTCCTCGCGTGGACCGTGATCTTTGCCACCGTCCTGCTCTGGTCCGGAATCGCACCGAAAGACCGTCTGACCTGGGTACTGGAAGTGGCCCCCGCGGTTATCGGCTTTGTCGTGCTGGCCGTAACCTACCGCCGTTTTCCCCTGACGCCGCTACTCTACTGGCTGATCCTCGCGCACAGCACTATTTTGATGATCGGCGGCCACTACACCTATGCCGAAGTGCCGTTTTTCGACGGCTTGCTTGAGAGCAGCCGCAACAACTACGACAAGGTCGGCCATTTCGCCCAGGGGTTCGTACCGGCGTTGATCGCGCGGGAAGTGACGATCCGTCTGGATGTGATCCGCGGGGAGGGGTGGCGCTTCTTTTTCATCGTCAGCTTCTGCCTGGGGCTCAGTGCTTTTTACGAACTCATCGAGTGGTGGGTCGCGCTGCTCAGCGAGGAGGCCGCGGACGCGTTCTTAGGGACGCAGGGGTACGTCTGGGATACGCAGTCGGATATGGGGTACGCCCTGTTCGGTGCCCTAGCCGCGCTCCTGCTACTGAGACGGATGCACGACCGGCAGTTGCGACAGTACGTCTCAGCCAAAGGGAAGGAGTGA
- the hisG gene encoding ATP phosphoribosyltransferase, with amino-acid sequence MLTVALPKGRIAKETLEIFETIFGETFAFDDRKLILDTPNFRFLLVRNQDVATYVYHQAADIGVVGLDTLEEQGLDVIRLLDLGRGYCRVAIGMKQGEKLDLTKPEIKVATKMVNITKRYFAERAVAADVIKLYGSIELAPLVGLADMIVDIVETGTTMKQNGLEVVEEIMESTTHLIANKNSYFEKKAEILDIYEKINKVVSES; translated from the coding sequence ATGTTGACCGTCGCGCTGCCGAAGGGCAGAATCGCCAAAGAGACCCTCGAAATTTTCGAGACGATTTTTGGAGAGACATTTGCTTTCGACGACCGCAAGCTGATTCTCGATACGCCGAACTTCCGTTTTCTGCTGGTACGTAACCAGGACGTGGCGACCTATGTCTACCACCAGGCAGCCGACATCGGCGTCGTGGGGCTTGATACCCTCGAAGAGCAGGGACTCGACGTGATCCGCCTGCTGGACCTCGGCCGCGGCTACTGCCGCGTCGCCATCGGGATGAAGCAGGGCGAGAAGCTTGACCTCACCAAGCCGGAGATCAAGGTCGCGACGAAGATGGTCAACATCACCAAGCGCTACTTCGCCGAGCGCGCCGTTGCCGCCGATGTCATCAAGCTCTACGGCTCCATCGAACTCGCCCCGCTGGTCGGGCTGGCAGATATGATCGTCGATATCGTCGAGACCGGAACGACGATGAAACAAAACGGCCTGGAGGTCGTCGAGGAGATCATGGAGTCGACGACGCACCTGATCGCCAACAAGAACAGCTACTTCGAGAAAAAAGCGGAGATCCTCGACATCTACGAAAAGATCAACAAGGTCGTCAGTGAGTCTTGA
- a CDS encoding tyrosine-type recombinase/integrase codes for MSGPLEAFIEYITVTKALSKRTVEAYRSDLEQLERAAERPLLSLETADVLKLLGGIANKRTLNRKLSSLNAFFAFCHSRRFTAESERFALAKIPKLLPKFLSFDAIERGVSAIGTEKWTDLRDRALIMFLYATGVRISEALAVERSDFEGEWLRVRHGKGEKERLVPVAEAARRMIERYLDAVPFERNQLWLNHRGRVLSRVSAYKITQKYLGISPHVLRHSYATALIIGGADLRVVQELLGHASLLTTQVYTHVQKQNLKETVQRYHPYSNG; via the coding sequence GTGTCCGGTCCGCTCGAAGCCTTTATCGAATACATCACCGTTACAAAGGCCCTGAGCAAGCGGACGGTCGAGGCGTACCGCTCGGACCTCGAACAGCTCGAGCGTGCGGCAGAGCGTCCGCTGCTCTCCTTGGAGACCGCCGACGTGCTGAAACTGCTCGGCGGGATCGCGAACAAACGCACCCTCAACCGCAAACTCTCCTCGCTCAACGCCTTTTTCGCCTTTTGTCATTCGCGCCGCTTTACGGCGGAGTCGGAACGCTTCGCCCTCGCCAAGATTCCCAAACTGCTGCCGAAGTTCCTCAGTTTCGATGCGATCGAACGGGGTGTGTCAGCGATCGGGACGGAAAAATGGACCGACCTCCGGGACCGGGCGCTGATCATGTTCCTCTATGCGACGGGGGTGCGCATCAGCGAAGCGCTCGCCGTCGAGCGGAGCGACTTCGAGGGGGAGTGGCTTCGGGTACGGCACGGCAAGGGGGAGAAAGAGCGTCTCGTCCCCGTCGCCGAGGCTGCACGGCGTATGATCGAGCGCTACCTCGACGCGGTGCCCTTTGAGCGCAACCAGCTCTGGCTGAACCACCGGGGGCGGGTGCTTAGCCGCGTCTCCGCGTACAAGATCACCCAAAAATACCTCGGGATCTCTCCGCATGTCCTGCGCCACTCCTACGCGACGGCGCTGATCATCGGCGGAGCGGACCTGCGGGTCGTCCAGGAGCTGCTGGGGCACGCCTCGCTGCTGACGACGCAGGTCTATACCCATGTGCAGAAGCAGAACCTCAAAGAGACCGTACAGCGCTACCACCCCTACAGCAACGGCTAA
- a CDS encoding M15 family metallopeptidase: MRSLLFALLLFCIGTAAEAVPPDFVDLKEAVPSLRIEARYFGSNNFVGRPVDGYGAPRCYLTRPAAEALKQAETALAPFGLGLKVFDAYRPQRAVDHFVRWAKDLDDTKMKATYYPRVDKSVLFKEGYIAARSGHSRGSTVDLTLVDRESGKELDMGTGFDFFGPESWPESMAVTAQQRANRLLLRRIMTRAGFRPLREEWWHFTLESELYPDRYFDFPVR; encoded by the coding sequence ATGCGCTCACTCCTTTTCGCCCTTCTCCTGTTCTGCATCGGTACCGCCGCCGAAGCGGTACCGCCCGACTTCGTCGATCTCAAAGAAGCCGTTCCCTCCCTCCGCATCGAAGCGCGTTATTTCGGCAGCAACAACTTTGTCGGTCGGCCCGTTGACGGCTACGGAGCGCCGCGCTGCTACCTGACACGTCCGGCGGCGGAGGCGTTGAAGCAGGCGGAAACCGCCCTCGCGCCCTTCGGCCTCGGCCTCAAGGTCTTCGACGCCTACCGTCCCCAGCGCGCCGTCGACCATTTCGTACGCTGGGCGAAGGATCTCGACGATACGAAGATGAAGGCGACCTACTACCCCCGTGTCGACAAAAGCGTGCTCTTCAAAGAGGGGTATATCGCGGCGCGGTCGGGGCACTCGCGCGGCAGCACGGTCGACCTGACGCTGGTCGACCGAGAAAGCGGCAAGGAGCTGGACATGGGCACCGGCTTCGATTTCTTCGGACCCGAGTCATGGCCTGAGAGCATGGCGGTGACAGCGCAGCAGCGCGCCAACCGCCTGCTGCTGCGCCGCATCATGACGCGCGCCGGTTTCCGGCCGCTGCGGGAGGAATGGTGGCACTTTACGCTGGAAAGCGAGCTCTATCCCGACCGCTATTTCGATTTCCCCGTCCGTTGA
- a CDS encoding YbhB/YbcL family Raf kinase inhibitor-like protein: protein MKAVMSVLLVAAAWLHAGNFTLTSSDLQGQLTMKEVFNGFGCSGENVSPALQWANAPKETKSFAVTVYDPDAPTGSGWWHWVVFNLPATVTSLPSGAGNGAKGLMPKTAVQSMTSFGQAGFGGACPPVGDRPHRYVFTVYALDVAALDLDASAMPALVGYMLNAHAIAKASLMAYYGR, encoded by the coding sequence ATGAAAGCAGTTATGAGTGTTCTGCTGGTTGCCGCCGCATGGCTGCACGCCGGGAATTTTACGCTGACGAGCAGCGACCTTCAGGGACAGCTGACCATGAAGGAGGTCTTTAACGGCTTCGGGTGCAGCGGCGAAAATGTTTCGCCGGCGCTGCAGTGGGCGAATGCGCCCAAGGAGACGAAGAGTTTTGCCGTGACGGTGTATGATCCGGATGCGCCGACGGGCAGCGGCTGGTGGCACTGGGTTGTCTTTAACCTGCCCGCAACGGTGACCTCTCTGCCTTCCGGTGCCGGGAACGGTGCCAAAGGTCTGATGCCCAAAACAGCCGTACAGAGCATGACGAGCTTTGGTCAGGCAGGCTTCGGCGGGGCTTGCCCGCCGGTCGGCGACCGCCCGCACCGCTACGTCTTCACGGTCTACGCCCTCGACGTCGCGGCTCTCGACCTGGACGCCTCGGCGATGCCGGCGTTGGTGGGGTACATGCTCAACGCCCATGCCATTGCAAAGGCGTCGCTGATGGCGTACTACGGCCGCTAG
- a CDS encoding TolC family protein, with the protein MKLATLLCATALSLGAATAQNGALALDEAIDLLKAQNLEIKAATYDVQSARERASQAGGQHWGSLDFIQNISRSDDAGNVFGFKLTGREANFGDFGAAEFMANSAACQGGDLTACDALYTQPPEALNYPGDRNFFQSKLQYTLPLYVGGKISAYVEAAEGMERLKRFDRTKLLNEKIYETRKAYYDMRLLDEALSNLKTIYDNIGTLEAMTQSMIEEGYAKQTDLLEVQAKKSNVARSIHQMEANEKLLYHYLSFLLDQPVSTIALPDSDVPLPPLETADVIAANIDVQRAKTGLQIRESMQDVALSDYLPMVGFQADVQTAADSFEHYAADKGSYTVGVQLKWNLFAGGSDYAAYEEARIETLKTKTQIDLAKKGIALQVDKIHTEIKSLDYEIDALSKELALAKEIYASYEARYREQLASMSDVVIKQSQQLEKVLALLEVKNKRTERVFALEKLANGVTQ; encoded by the coding sequence ATGAAACTGGCGACCCTGCTCTGCGCAACGGCACTCAGCCTCGGCGCTGCGACGGCCCAAAACGGCGCCCTGGCCCTGGACGAGGCCATCGACCTGCTGAAGGCCCAAAACCTCGAGATCAAAGCGGCAACCTATGACGTGCAGAGTGCGCGTGAACGTGCTTCACAGGCCGGGGGGCAGCACTGGGGCTCTCTGGATTTTATCCAGAACATCTCCCGCTCCGATGATGCGGGCAATGTCTTCGGCTTCAAACTGACCGGCCGCGAAGCGAATTTCGGCGATTTCGGCGCTGCAGAGTTCATGGCCAATTCCGCCGCCTGTCAGGGCGGCGACCTGACGGCCTGCGATGCCCTCTATACCCAGCCGCCGGAAGCGCTGAACTACCCAGGCGACCGCAACTTCTTCCAGAGCAAACTGCAGTACACCCTGCCCCTTTATGTCGGCGGCAAGATCAGCGCTTATGTCGAAGCGGCCGAGGGGATGGAACGCCTCAAACGCTTCGACAGAACAAAACTGCTCAATGAAAAGATCTACGAGACCCGCAAGGCCTACTACGACATGCGCCTGCTTGATGAGGCGCTCTCGAACCTGAAAACGATCTACGACAACATTGGCACCCTCGAAGCGATGACGCAGTCGATGATCGAGGAGGGGTATGCCAAACAGACGGACCTGCTTGAAGTCCAGGCGAAAAAGTCCAACGTGGCGCGCTCCATCCACCAGATGGAAGCGAACGAAAAGCTGCTCTACCACTACCTCAGCTTCCTCCTCGACCAGCCCGTCAGCACCATTGCCCTTCCCGATTCCGACGTCCCGTTGCCGCCGCTAGAGACGGCGGACGTCATCGCCGCCAACATCGACGTTCAGCGGGCCAAAACGGGTCTGCAGATCCGCGAAAGCATGCAGGACGTCGCCCTCTCTGACTACCTGCCGATGGTCGGCTTCCAGGCCGATGTCCAGACCGCCGCCGACAGTTTCGAGCATTATGCCGCCGACAAAGGCTCTTACACCGTCGGCGTCCAGCTCAAGTGGAACCTCTTCGCCGGCGGCAGCGACTACGCCGCCTACGAAGAGGCCCGCATCGAGACCCTCAAGACCAAGACGCAGATCGACCTGGCGAAAAAAGGGATCGCGCTGCAGGTCGACAAGATCCATACCGAGATCAAATCCCTCGATTACGAGATCGACGCCCTCTCCAAAGAGCTGGCCCTCGCCAAGGAGATCTACGCCAGCTACGAGGCGCGCTACCGCGAGCAGCTCGCTTCCATGAGCGACGTCGTTATCAAACAGTCCCAGCAGCTTGAGAAGGTCCTTGCCCTGCTGGAAGTCAAAAACAAACGGACCGAACGGGTGTTCGCCCTTGAAAAACTTGCCAACGGAGTCACACAATGA